A genomic segment from Oryzias melastigma strain HK-1 unplaced genomic scaffold, ASM292280v2 sc01287, whole genome shotgun sequence encodes:
- the LOC112139633 gene encoding protocadherin gamma-C3, which produces MCSPRQEEYVWIRIVVLLCLWDCSASHLSYSISEEVNKGSVVGNIAKDLNIKVQDLYQRDLSIVSSYSKKYFDVNLQTGNLFVNDRIDREELCAHLAKCSLTIQAVLNNPMTAHRIEINVVDVNDNSPAFMENMFVLNISESSLTGERFFLPVAVDADVGSNSVKSYKLSQNEHFSLDVQSGGDHGVSAELVLNTALDREKQSVITLVLTAIDGGKPSRSGSLQIHVNVIDANDNVPTFTKSLYKVRVKENAPPGTIVLILNATDLDEGINSKITYSFNKRGNFDPLKIFDLNAETGEITVKSNIDYEETQAYEVRVQAKDQGTSPRSAQAKLLIEIIDENDNAPEIAVTSLMTPVKED; this is translated from the coding sequence TATCCTACTCGATCTCCGAGGAGGTGAACAAAGGCAGCGTGGTGGGAAATATCGCCAAGGATTTGAACATCAAAGTGCAGGACTTGTATCAGAGGGATTTAAGTATCGTTTCGAGTTACAGTAAGAAATATTTTGACGTGAATTTACAGACAGGGAACCTCTTTGTTAATGACAGAATAGACAGAGAAGAGCTTTGTGCGCATTTAGCAAAATGCTCGTTAACAATACAAGCTGTTCTAAATAATCCAATGACAGCACATCGGATAGAGATCAACGTTGTAGATGTTAACGACAATTCTCCTGCTTTCATGGAAAATATGTTTGTCCTAAATATCTCCGAGTCCTCGTTAACAGGGGAGAGATTTTTCCTCCCGGTTGCAGTCGATGCAGACGTAGGAAGCAACTCCGTAAAGAGCTACAAGCTGAGTCAGAATGAACATTTCTCTCTTGACGTGCAGAGCGGTGGAGATCACGGTGTGTCGGCCGAACTGGTGTTAAACACGGCCTTGGACCGAGAAAAGCAGTCCGTGATCACACTTGTTCTAACAGCGATAGATGGAGGAAAACCTTCCAGATCAGGATCACTGCAAATACATGTGAATGTGATCGACGCAAACGACAATGTCCCCACATTTACAAAATCACTTTATAAAGTACGTGTGAAAGAAAACGCACCTCCGGGGACAATTGTCCTCATTTTAAATGCCACCGATTTAGACGAaggaataaacagtaaaatcacATATTCTTTCAATAAAAGAGGAAATTTTGAcccattaaaaatatttgatttaaatgcaGAAACAGGGGAAATTACAGTGAAAAGCAACATAGATTATGAAGAAACTCAAGCATATGAAGTGAGAGTTCAAGCAAAAGATCAGGGCACATCTCCTAGAAGTGCCCAAGCAAAGTTGCTGATAGAGATAATTGATGAGAATGACAATGCACCGGAAATAGCTGTGACGTCTTTGATGACTCCAGTAAAGGAAGAT